From the Bacteroidia bacterium genome, one window contains:
- a CDS encoding AbgT family transporter, whose translation MAERRTFFQRSLDRIELIGNALPHPATIFAILAGLVVVLSAISTWLGLTAIHPGTGETLTAKSLLTAEGVRWMFENIEHNFVKFPPLGLVLVAMIGIGVAEGSGLLTVLIRALVLKAPKRLITASLVAAGVMSHLASEAGYVVLIPLGAVIFLALGRHPMAGLAAAFAGVSGGFGANILIGSVDPVLAGLTQSAAQIIDPNIHITPATNIYFMWASALMIIVVGTVVTDKFVEPRLGKYAGKETAIEMEQLTRVEKDGLLWAGISVLVVVGLFLVAVVPENGLLRHPGKTVLQSAFFNGMITAIMIFFLIPGIVYGWVTKSIRNDKQGIKEMIKSMSHLATYIVLVFFAAQFVYYFQYTNLGLIVAIDGAELLRGIGLSGIPLMLMFILLSGFINLFMGSASAKWAIMAPVFVPMFMLLGYHPSLTQMVFRIGDSVTNVITPMMSYFALIVAFAEKYDDKYGMGTIISTMLPYSIMFSIFWALLLIAWMLFGIPVGPDGPLHYVPSFGETAP comes from the coding sequence ATGGCAGAGAGACGCACCTTCTTTCAACGCTCATTGGACCGTATTGAGCTTATCGGCAACGCATTACCGCATCCGGCCACGATCTTCGCAATTCTCGCGGGGCTGGTCGTCGTACTCTCGGCTATCTCCACCTGGCTCGGGCTGACGGCAATACATCCCGGCACAGGCGAGACCCTCACGGCGAAAAGTTTACTGACTGCCGAGGGCGTGCGATGGATGTTCGAGAACATAGAACATAATTTCGTGAAATTTCCTCCACTGGGTCTCGTACTGGTTGCGATGATCGGAATCGGCGTAGCGGAGGGATCGGGCCTGCTGACCGTGCTCATTCGGGCACTTGTTCTCAAGGCACCGAAGCGACTCATCACAGCATCGCTGGTGGCGGCGGGCGTCATGTCGCATCTTGCGTCGGAAGCGGGCTATGTGGTGTTGATACCTCTCGGTGCTGTGATTTTTCTCGCTCTGGGCCGTCATCCGATGGCGGGGCTCGCGGCGGCGTTCGCTGGCGTCAGTGGCGGATTCGGAGCAAACATACTGATAGGAAGCGTGGACCCCGTTCTCGCTGGTCTGACGCAAAGTGCCGCGCAAATCATTGATCCGAACATTCATATCACGCCGGCGACCAATATCTATTTCATGTGGGCGTCCGCCCTGATGATCATCGTCGTGGGCACTGTGGTCACGGACAAGTTCGTCGAGCCGCGGCTGGGGAAATACGCGGGCAAAGAGACCGCAATCGAGATGGAGCAGCTTACGCGCGTCGAGAAGGACGGGCTGCTGTGGGCCGGCATCAGTGTGCTTGTGGTGGTGGGACTCTTTCTTGTCGCGGTCGTGCCGGAAAACGGCTTGCTGCGTCATCCCGGTAAGACGGTGCTGCAATCCGCTTTTTTCAACGGCATGATCACGGCGATCATGATTTTCTTCCTCATCCCCGGCATAGTGTATGGATGGGTGACGAAGAGCATACGCAACGACAAACAGGGGATAAAAGAGATGATCAAATCCATGAGTCATCTCGCGACGTATATCGTTCTCGTGTTTTTCGCGGCGCAATTCGTGTATTATTTCCAATACACCAACTTGGGTCTCATCGTGGCCATCGACGGCGCCGAATTGCTGCGCGGCATAGGTCTGAGCGGCATTCCGCTCATGCTGATGTTCATCCTGCTCAGCGGATTCATCAATCTGTTCATGGGCTCGGCATCGGCGAAGTGGGCCATTATGGCGCCGGTGTTCGTTCCGATGTTCATGCTGCTCGGCTACCATCCCTCGCTGACGCAAATGGTATTCCGCATCGGCGATTCGGTGACGAATGTGATTACGCCCATGATGTCCTATTTCGCTCTGATTGTGGCCTTTGCGGAGAAGTACGACGACAAGTACGGCATGGGAACCATCATTTCAACCATGTTGCCGTACTCGATCATGTTCAGCATCTTCTGGGCGCTGCTGCTGATCGCATGGATGCTCTTCGGCATTCCCGTGGGACCGGACGGTCCGCTGCATTATGTACCTTCGTTCGGAGAGACCGCGCCGTAA
- a CDS encoding dockerin type I domain-containing protein, giving the protein MSASIHRVHLSRRTLLLAILLALGAPSLQAQDHIFSMQFVNGQTPTTQCTAWNTWRATLTPGQYLGVTIRGNANAAALTGITCSDPAMANALANAIKTGTNGTQYTSPLCNGRIWYLCDRYGGELWIDAPSLCNGSNCPSPGWIFRACITNLNWGGFNTATCGAPTQVMEIIFHRPSAPNDIGIASIDSPKDFCAGTLPVTVTMKNFGTLPVTSATVHWTLNGVPKPSFNWTGLLDTLNNTTRQTQLTLGTETFANGVPYTIKAWTSMPNNVADTVNANDTTTVTRKAAMAGTFTIGGATPNYPTVVAAVTDLVANGVCGPVVYNIRPGTYATSALLTAIAGTSTVNTVTFQSETGNKADVILTNAATTTTNNFVVNFGGAKFVTFKNLTMNATNTTYSTVVQFSGSSSDCTIDNCDLNSVAVASTGTNNAVVYSTTGTLTHNMTIKNSAIRNGSFGMYLYGSSTTSTMNNLRVENCDLTGAYYFPVYFYYLGELKFIGNRVVNNSAYATKYLGYFMYGFNTQMERNTFLSTGGSSAYGMYIYYDNYYQAGTSRFVNNTIVVRNVATAYYGINQYYNQNMLFAHNTVRVESAYASGYALYSYYGASNRYLNNIVMHGGTGFAWYVAPGSNVVESDHNNWHSTGANLAYWGGNRANLSALQTASAKDANSVSKPVSFADVSNGNLHLVAPSDDDDDLIGTMLPEVSEDIDREPRVRPYMGADEACYLIANSLTYDFVDGSGNPIGYVELPGTIGVRYRVIFPPFAATITMTANFYSVPGNQLMYSETFSANKLANQDLNGTSYFNLPASLPSGYYKVEVVFNTKNSCGYYRNYMPYPSSLLLVPLGATPCEVWPGDVNNDGVVNYTDRKDLNEYIHDANLSTQWLNGPARYRADAVQNPLTYIQWQPQASAPWFTAMGCYMDADGNGVVNNFDYLAIKLNWMKQHGGVAPRNDAGFTPTTFDMSQNFPNPFNPTTVLQYSVPEPSRVHLRVVDMLGRVVATAVDGVVEGGVHQYTFDATNLPSGQYMAIVNMTGNESGLSFSKTVKMTLNK; this is encoded by the coding sequence ATGTCAGCATCGATACACCGCGTTCATCTATCGCGACGAACGCTTCTGCTTGCGATACTCCTGGCTCTCGGCGCACCCTCGCTTCAGGCACAGGACCATATTTTTTCCATGCAGTTTGTCAACGGACAGACACCGACAACGCAGTGCACGGCATGGAACACCTGGCGCGCAACTTTGACGCCGGGCCAGTACCTTGGGGTGACTATACGCGGCAATGCAAACGCCGCCGCGCTTACGGGTATCACCTGCAGTGATCCCGCAATGGCGAATGCTCTCGCGAACGCCATCAAGACCGGGACAAACGGAACACAATACACATCACCCCTCTGCAACGGCCGCATCTGGTATCTCTGCGACCGCTACGGCGGTGAACTCTGGATCGACGCGCCGTCACTGTGTAACGGCTCCAACTGTCCCAGTCCCGGATGGATTTTCCGCGCCTGTATCACGAATCTGAATTGGGGCGGCTTCAACACCGCTACCTGCGGTGCGCCGACGCAAGTCATGGAAATTATTTTCCACCGTCCGTCGGCCCCGAACGATATCGGCATCGCATCTATCGACTCACCGAAGGATTTCTGCGCCGGCACACTTCCCGTCACGGTGACAATGAAGAACTTCGGCACGCTTCCCGTGACCAGCGCCACCGTGCACTGGACGCTCAACGGCGTACCGAAGCCCTCGTTCAACTGGACGGGTCTGCTCGATACACTGAATAACACGACGCGCCAGACGCAGCTTACTCTCGGTACGGAGACCTTCGCCAACGGTGTACCATACACCATCAAAGCATGGACAAGTATGCCGAACAACGTGGCGGACACCGTCAACGCGAACGACACAACGACCGTCACGCGCAAGGCCGCCATGGCGGGAACGTTTACCATCGGAGGCGCGACACCGAATTATCCGACCGTCGTTGCGGCGGTCACGGATCTTGTGGCCAATGGCGTCTGCGGACCGGTGGTGTACAATATTCGTCCCGGCACCTACGCGACAAGCGCTCTGCTTACGGCCATCGCCGGGACGTCGACGGTGAACACCGTCACCTTCCAGTCCGAGACAGGCAACAAGGCGGACGTCATACTCACGAATGCTGCAACGACGACAACGAACAATTTTGTCGTGAATTTCGGTGGCGCGAAATTCGTCACGTTCAAGAATCTGACGATGAACGCCACCAACACCACGTACAGTACTGTGGTACAGTTCAGTGGAAGCTCCTCCGACTGCACCATAGACAATTGTGATCTGAACAGCGTTGCCGTGGCATCCACGGGTACGAATAATGCCGTCGTGTATTCAACGACCGGCACCCTGACGCACAACATGACCATCAAGAACAGCGCCATACGGAACGGCAGTTTCGGTATGTACCTGTACGGCAGCAGCACGACCTCGACGATGAACAATCTGCGCGTCGAGAACTGCGACCTCACTGGTGCGTATTACTTCCCGGTGTACTTCTACTATCTGGGCGAACTCAAATTCATCGGCAATCGGGTGGTGAACAATTCCGCCTACGCCACGAAGTATCTCGGCTACTTCATGTACGGGTTCAACACACAGATGGAGCGGAATACCTTCCTCTCCACCGGTGGGAGCTCCGCGTACGGCATGTACATCTACTACGACAACTACTATCAGGCTGGTACGTCGCGCTTTGTGAACAACACAATCGTGGTACGCAACGTAGCGACGGCATATTACGGCATCAATCAGTACTACAATCAGAACATGCTTTTCGCGCACAACACAGTTCGTGTCGAGAGCGCGTATGCCAGCGGCTATGCCCTCTACTCCTACTACGGCGCCAGTAACCGCTATCTGAACAACATCGTGATGCATGGCGGAACCGGTTTTGCCTGGTACGTTGCACCGGGAAGCAACGTCGTCGAATCCGATCACAACAACTGGCACAGCACCGGTGCGAACCTCGCGTACTGGGGCGGAAACCGCGCAAATCTTTCAGCCCTTCAGACCGCATCGGCAAAGGATGCGAATTCCGTGAGCAAGCCCGTGAGTTTCGCGGATGTGAGCAACGGGAACCTTCATCTCGTGGCTCCCTCCGATGACGACGATGATCTCATCGGTACGATGTTACCGGAGGTATCCGAAGACATTGACCGTGAGCCGCGCGTGCGTCCGTATATGGGTGCCGACGAAGCCTGCTATTTGATCGCGAACAGCCTGACCTACGACTTCGTGGACGGCTCGGGCAATCCGATCGGCTATGTCGAACTCCCCGGTACGATAGGTGTACGCTACCGTGTGATTTTCCCGCCGTTCGCAGCGACGATTACGATGACGGCGAATTTTTACAGCGTCCCGGGTAATCAGCTCATGTACAGCGAGACCTTCAGCGCGAACAAGCTGGCCAATCAGGATCTGAACGGCACCTCGTACTTCAATCTGCCGGCCTCGTTGCCGTCGGGTTACTACAAGGTAGAAGTGGTCTTCAACACGAAGAACAGCTGCGGCTACTACCGCAATTATATGCCGTATCCGTCGTCGCTCCTGCTCGTACCCCTCGGCGCGACGCCGTGCGAAGTGTGGCCCGGCGACGTAAACAACGATGGCGTGGTGAACTACACGGACCGCAAGGATCTCAACGAGTACATCCATGACGCGAACCTGAGCACGCAATGGCTGAACGGCCCGGCCCGCTATCGCGCCGATGCCGTACAGAATCCGCTGACCTACATTCAGTGGCAGCCGCAGGCGAGTGCCCCGTGGTTCACGGCCATGGGCTGCTACATGGATGCGGACGGCAACGGTGTGGTGAACAATTTCGACTACCTCGCCATCAAGCTCAATTGGATGAAGCAGCACGGTGGTGTCGCTCCGCGCAATGATGCCGGCTTCACACCGACGACGTTCGACATGAGCCAGAACTTCCCGAATCCGTTCAATCCGACAACAGTACTGCAGTACAGCGTACCCGAGCCGAGCCGCGTGCATCTGCGCGTGGTGGATATGCTTGGTCGCGTTGTGGCCACCGCGGTGGACGGCGTCGTGGAAGGCGGTGTGCATCAGTACACGTTCGACGCCACGAATCTCCCGAGCGGTCAGTACATGGCCATCGTGAACATGACGGGCAATGAAAGCGGTCTGAGCTTCTCCAAAACTGTCAAGATGACGCTGAACAAGTAA
- a CDS encoding T9SS type A sorting domain-containing protein: protein MKHMATNIAGLSRRLPAAVMLMICTFLLLQPHQQAAAQGAYMLSTKPTATTSTSSNSFISFDITAHEAVRLYRFRNTFSGTGTTTVDIWARPNGYVNQNNGWIHLGRSNVTVTTTSTYTEIPINLDFLIQANETWGFIISHHSISVKYNSNVSPPTFTDGRMTISAGSHCAGTGTGDPVTGITSFNFSLCPRQFAGAVLYDEGATAPNDAGISELESPKDFCAGTHDVKVTLQNYGINQITSATINWTLNGVPQTAVNWTGLLDTLNSATRKTTVTLGSMSFAAGIPYTFEIWTTMPNGVQDTVTNNDSLVVTRKAAISGTYTVGGATPDYATIADAVSDLNANGVCGPVVFNIRSGSYPTRVEFGNISGTSAINTITFQSETGNATDVTLTNAGTSTGTNYVVSLNGAQYIIFRNLTMQATNSSYSTVLTYAGGTSDCTFEACEFVSMTSGSTSTNNAVIISPSGSGNQPNMTFRDCGIRNGSYGMYIYGAGTTSTENNLRIEGSEFTGQYYMPVRLYYVGEVKFLGNTVVQNYGYTYKYVYYSYYGFNSQIERNVFVADGGAYQYGVYLYYDNYYQTGQSRFVNNMVVGRNATTYPYSAVRIYYCNDVLVAHNTISLSGNYTSGYALYSYQGSSQRYMNNIILHEGSGYAWYVSTPSAILESDYNNLKSNGSNLAYWSGARSDLAALQVASGKDMHSVSKPVSFADPSVGDLHLIAPSDDDDDLIGVLLQEVGDDIDEEPRVRPYMGADEACYLIANSLNYDFVDAGGNPIGHVELPGTVGVHYRVIFPPFDATVTMTANFYSVPGNQLMYSESFSDTKLANQDLDGTAYFTLPASLPSGYYRIELVFNTKNSCGYYRDYMPYPSSLLLVPLGATPCEVWPGDVNNDGLVNYTDRKDLNVYIHDANLSTQWLNGPARYRADAAQNPLTYVQWQPQASAPWFTAMGCYMDADGNGVVNNFDYLAIKLNWMKQHGGVTPRSDDGFTPHTFDMSQNYPNPFNPSTTIQYSLPERSHVHLRITDMLGRHIDSPVNGSVDAGVHTLQFDAAKLSSGQYIATITMSGFESGLSFSKTIRMTLAR from the coding sequence ATGAAGCATATGGCCACAAATATTGCAGGGCTCTCGAGACGCTTGCCTGCCGCTGTGATGCTGATGATTTGTACGTTTCTTCTCCTGCAGCCACATCAACAAGCTGCAGCACAGGGCGCGTACATGCTTTCGACAAAGCCGACAGCCACAACCTCGACTTCTTCCAATTCCTTCATCTCTTTCGATATCACCGCGCATGAAGCGGTGCGGCTGTACCGTTTCCGGAACACCTTTTCGGGAACCGGGACGACGACCGTCGATATCTGGGCGCGACCGAATGGCTACGTGAACCAGAACAATGGCTGGATCCATCTCGGACGATCCAACGTCACCGTCACCACGACGTCGACCTATACCGAAATCCCTATCAACCTGGATTTTCTGATTCAGGCGAACGAAACCTGGGGGTTCATCATTTCGCACCACTCCATCTCTGTCAAGTACAACTCGAACGTCAGTCCACCCACATTTACCGACGGGCGCATGACGATATCGGCCGGCAGCCATTGCGCGGGTACAGGAACCGGTGATCCCGTTACAGGGATTACGAGTTTCAACTTCAGTCTCTGTCCTCGGCAGTTCGCCGGAGCGGTGTTGTATGACGAGGGCGCGACTGCCCCGAATGATGCTGGTATCTCCGAGCTGGAATCGCCCAAGGATTTTTGCGCCGGGACGCACGACGTGAAGGTGACATTGCAGAACTACGGCATCAACCAGATCACGTCCGCGACAATTAACTGGACTCTCAATGGGGTGCCCCAGACTGCGGTGAATTGGACCGGTCTCCTTGACACGCTCAATTCCGCCACGCGGAAAACGACAGTCACGCTCGGTTCTATGAGTTTTGCCGCCGGGATTCCCTACACTTTCGAGATCTGGACTACGATGCCAAACGGCGTTCAGGACACGGTGACGAATAATGACTCCCTTGTCGTCACCCGCAAGGCCGCCATTTCCGGTACGTACACTGTCGGTGGTGCGACACCCGATTACGCGACCATCGCCGATGCGGTGAGCGACCTCAATGCGAATGGTGTATGCGGTCCCGTGGTGTTCAACATCCGCAGTGGCAGTTATCCCACGAGGGTCGAATTCGGCAACATTTCCGGGACTTCGGCGATCAATACCATCACCTTCCAATCGGAAACCGGGAATGCGACCGACGTAACGCTCACAAACGCCGGGACATCGACGGGTACGAATTATGTCGTCAGTCTCAACGGCGCGCAATATATCATCTTCCGAAATCTGACAATGCAGGCTACGAACAGCAGCTACAGCACGGTGCTTACGTATGCGGGAGGGACGAGCGATTGCACCTTCGAGGCCTGTGAGTTTGTCAGCATGACGAGCGGCTCCACCTCGACGAACAACGCGGTAATCATCTCACCGTCCGGTTCGGGCAATCAGCCCAACATGACGTTCCGTGACTGCGGCATACGCAACGGCAGCTACGGCATGTATATCTATGGCGCCGGTACCACATCTACGGAAAACAATCTCCGTATTGAAGGAAGTGAGTTCACCGGACAATACTACATGCCCGTTCGTCTCTACTATGTCGGCGAGGTGAAATTCCTCGGAAACACCGTCGTTCAGAATTACGGATATACCTATAAGTACGTCTATTATTCGTACTACGGGTTCAACTCACAGATCGAGCGCAATGTGTTTGTCGCCGATGGCGGTGCCTATCAATACGGCGTGTACCTGTACTACGACAACTACTATCAGACCGGTCAGTCGCGCTTTGTGAACAACATGGTCGTGGGCCGGAATGCGACGACCTATCCCTACTCGGCGGTACGTATCTACTATTGCAACGACGTGCTTGTCGCGCACAATACGATTTCCCTCAGCGGGAATTACACTTCCGGGTATGCGCTGTATTCGTACCAGGGGTCGAGCCAGCGTTACATGAACAACATCATCCTGCACGAGGGCTCGGGGTACGCGTGGTACGTCTCCACACCCTCAGCGATTCTCGAATCCGATTACAACAACCTGAAGAGCAACGGAAGCAATCTCGCGTACTGGTCCGGAGCACGATCCGATCTCGCCGCGTTGCAAGTCGCATCGGGCAAGGACATGCACTCCGTGAGCAAACCGGTGTCTTTCGCCGATCCGTCGGTGGGGGATCTTCACCTGATCGCACCTTCCGATGATGATGACGATCTGATTGGTGTATTGCTTCAGGAGGTCGGTGACGACATTGACGAGGAGCCGCGCGTGCGGCCGTACATGGGTGCGGACGAAGCGTGCTATTTGATCGCCAACAGTCTGAATTATGATTTCGTGGACGCCGGTGGAAATCCCATCGGTCACGTTGAACTCCCCGGAACAGTGGGAGTGCATTACCGCGTGATTTTCCCGCCTTTCGATGCTACTGTGACGATGACGGCAAACTTCTACAGCGTGCCGGGGAATCAACTGATGTACAGCGAATCATTCAGCGACACGAAACTTGCGAATCAGGATCTCGATGGCACGGCCTATTTCACTCTTCCGGCCTCGCTGCCATCCGGGTACTACCGCATCGAGCTGGTGTTCAATACCAAAAACTCCTGCGGGTACTACCGTGATTACATGCCGTATCCCTCGTCCTTGCTGCTGGTCCCACTCGGAGCCACACCCTGCGAGGTCTGGCCGGGCGATGTGAACAACGACGGGCTTGTCAATTACACGGATCGCAAAGACCTGAACGTGTACATCCATGACGCAAACCTGAGTACGCAGTGGCTGAACGGTCCGGCGCGCTATCGTGCCGACGCCGCACAGAATCCCCTGACCTATGTACAGTGGCAGCCGCAGGCCAGCGCACCGTGGTTCACGGCCATGGGCTGCTACATGGACGCAGATGGAAACGGTGTGGTGAACAATTTCGACTACCTCGCCATCAAGCTCAACTGGATGAAACAGCACGGCGGTGTTACACCCCGCAGTGATGACGGATTCACACCGCACACGTTCGACATGAGCCAGAACTATCCGAATCCCTTCAATCCTTCGACCACAATTCAATACAGTCTGCCCGAACGCAGTCACGTCCATCTTCGCATCACGGACATGCTCGGGCGCCATATTGATTCGCCCGTCAACGGCTCTGTCGATGCGGGCGTACACACTCTCCAATTTGACGCCGCGAAGCTGTCCTCGGGCCAGTACATCGCGACGATCACCATGAGCGGTTTTGAGAGCGGTCTCAGCTTCTCGAAAACCATCAGGATGACGCTGGCCAGGTAA
- a CDS encoding T9SS type A sorting domain-containing protein — protein sequence MNAMIPRSFIPELRSRGLLIIALLLLAGATAIAQNHKFSMQFVNGQTPTTQCTAWNTWRATLMPGQYLGVTIRGNANAVAQAGITCNDPAMANALANAIKTGANGTQYTSPLCNGRIWYLCDRYGGELWIDAPSLCNGSNCPSPGWIFRACITNLNWGGFNTATCGAPTQIMEIEFIRPSAPNDIGIASIDSPKDFCAGTYPIQVTLKNFGTLPVTSATIHWTLNGVPKPSFNWTGLLDTLNSTTRETQVTLGSETFANGIPYTFKVWTSMPNNVADTVNLNDTVTVTRKAAMTGTFTIGGASPDYPSVNAAVADLVANGVCGPVVYNIRNGSYPTNVDIGTISGTSAVNTVTFQSESGNKGDVTLTHAATSTTNNFVVKFNGCSWVTFKNLTMTATNVSYSTVVDLSGSSTNNLVENCELVSLPSTSTSTYNAVVYSPSGAMKPDNTFLRCGIRNGSFGMYVFGSSTTSTMNNFRVEGCEFTGQYYYPTYFYYVGELKFFDNRVIQNYGYIYKYVFMSYYGFNTQVERNVFVADGGTYQYGVYLYYDNYYQAGNSRFVNNMIVGRNATTYAYSAARMYYCNDLYFAHNTITMDGTYASGYALYTYYGANSRYLNNMMLHSGAGYAWYVLPGTNVVESDYNNIRSNGANLAYWNGNRANLAALQVASGKDGNSVSKPVSFADPATGNLHLVAPSDDDDDLIGMLLPSVTDDIDKEPRVRPYMGADEACYLIANSLNYEFVDGSGNPIGYIELPGTVGVHYRVIFPDFDATITMTANFYSVPGNQLVYSETFSANKLAGQPLDGTSYFNLPANLPTGYYKIELVFNTKNSCGYYRNYMPYPTSLLLVPLGATPCEVWPGDVNNDGVVNYTDRKDLNEYIHDANLSTQWLNGPARYRADAVQNPLTYIQWQPQASAPWFTAMGCYMDADGNGVVNNFDYLAIKLNWMKQHGGVTPRNDAGFAPTTFDMSQNFPNPFNPTTTIQYSVPEPSRVHLRVVDMLGRVVATAVDGIVETGIHQYTFEATNLPSGQYMAIVNMTGNESGLSFSKTIKMTLNK from the coding sequence ATGAACGCAATGATACCACGATCATTCATTCCAGAACTGCGATCGAGAGGGCTTCTCATCATCGCTTTGCTCCTCCTCGCAGGGGCTACGGCGATCGCGCAGAACCACAAGTTCTCCATGCAGTTCGTCAATGGTCAGACTCCGACAACGCAATGCACCGCGTGGAATACCTGGCGCGCGACCTTGATGCCGGGTCAATACCTCGGTGTGACCATACGTGGAAACGCGAATGCCGTCGCGCAGGCAGGCATCACGTGCAACGACCCCGCGATGGCGAATGCGCTCGCGAATGCCATCAAGACCGGCGCGAACGGCACCCAATACACCTCGCCTCTCTGCAACGGGCGCATCTGGTATCTCTGCGACCGCTATGGCGGCGAGCTGTGGATCGATGCTCCATCGCTGTGCAACGGATCCAACTGCCCAAGCCCGGGATGGATTTTCCGCGCCTGCATCACCAACCTCAACTGGGGTGGTTTCAACACCGCTACCTGCGGTGCTCCGACGCAGATTATGGAAATCGAATTCATCCGGCCTTCGGCTCCCAATGATATCGGCATCGCATCCATCGACTCGCCAAAGGATTTCTGCGCCGGGACCTATCCGATTCAGGTCACCCTGAAGAACTTTGGCACCCTTCCCGTCACGAGCGCCACGATTCACTGGACGCTCAACGGCGTCCCGAAACCGTCGTTCAACTGGACCGGACTTCTCGATACGCTGAATTCCACCACGCGTGAGACGCAGGTGACACTCGGATCCGAGACCTTTGCCAACGGCATTCCGTACACGTTCAAGGTCTGGACGAGCATGCCGAACAACGTGGCCGACACGGTGAATCTCAACGACACCGTGACCGTAACGCGCAAGGCCGCAATGACCGGTACCTTCACCATTGGTGGCGCTTCTCCCGATTATCCGTCCGTTAATGCCGCAGTCGCGGATCTTGTAGCCAATGGTGTATGCGGACCAGTGGTGTACAACATCCGCAACGGCAGCTACCCGACGAATGTGGATATCGGCACCATTTCCGGTACGTCTGCCGTCAACACCGTGACCTTCCAGTCCGAATCGGGCAACAAGGGCGATGTGACCTTGACGCACGCGGCGACGTCGACCACGAACAATTTCGTCGTGAAGTTCAATGGGTGTTCATGGGTGACGTTCAAGAACCTCACCATGACCGCGACGAATGTTTCGTACAGCACCGTGGTGGATTTGTCCGGTAGTTCTACCAATAACCTCGTCGAGAATTGCGAACTCGTCAGCTTGCCGAGCACCTCCACCTCGACCTACAATGCGGTGGTGTACTCGCCATCCGGGGCTATGAAGCCGGACAACACCTTCCTTCGCTGCGGCATCCGCAATGGCAGCTTCGGAATGTACGTGTTTGGTTCGAGCACCACCTCGACCATGAACAACTTCCGCGTCGAGGGCTGCGAATTTACCGGTCAGTACTACTATCCGACGTATTTCTATTATGTCGGCGAGCTGAAATTCTTCGACAACCGCGTCATCCAGAACTACGGCTACATCTATAAGTACGTATTCATGTCGTACTACGGTTTCAACACGCAGGTGGAGCGTAACGTGTTCGTCGCCGATGGTGGGACGTATCAGTATGGCGTGTATCTGTACTACGACAACTATTATCAGGCGGGGAATTCCCGTTTCGTCAACAACATGATCGTGGGCCGGAACGCCACGACCTACGCCTACTCCGCGGCGCGCATGTACTACTGCAACGATTTGTACTTCGCGCACAACACAATCACCATGGACGGGACGTATGCATCCGGTTATGCATTGTATACGTACTACGGTGCGAACAGCCGCTATCTGAACAATATGATGCTGCACTCCGGTGCGGGGTACGCCTGGTACGTGCTTCCGGGTACGAATGTCGTTGAATCGGACTACAACAACATCCGGTCCAATGGCGCCAATCTCGCATACTGGAACGGCAACCGCGCGAATCTCGCAGCTCTCCAGGTGGCCTCGGGCAAGGATGGAAACTCCGTCAGCAAACCCGTGAGCTTTGCGGATCCCGCGACAGGAAATCTGCATCTCGTCGCGCCGTCGGATGACGATGACGATCTGATCGGCATGCTGCTTCCGTCGGTGACCGACGACATTGACAAGGAACCGCGCGTGCGTCCGTACATGGGTGCCGACGAGGCCTGTTATCTGATCGCCAACAGCCTGAACTACGAATTCGTGGACGGCAGCGGCAATCCGATCGGTTACATTGAACTTCCCGGGACGGTAGGTGTCCATTACCGCGTGATTTTCCCGGACTTCGACGCGACGATCACGATGACGGCGAATTTCTACAGCGTGCCGGGCAATCAGCTCGTGTACAGCGAGACCTTCAGCGCGAACAAGCTGGCCGGCCAGCCGCTGGATGGCACGTCGTACTTCAATCTGCCGGCGAACCTGCCGACAGGGTATTACAAAATCGAGCTGGTGTTCAACACCAAGAACAGCTGCGGCTATTACCGCAACTACATGCCGTATCCCACCTCGCTGCTGCTTGTGCCCCTCGGCGCAACGCCCTGCGAAGTGTGGCCGGGCGACGTGAACAACGACGGCGTGGTGAACTACACGGACCGCAAGGATCTGAACGAGTACATCCATGACGCCAATTTGAGCACGCAGTGGCTGAACGGCCCGGCCCGCTACCGCGCCGACGCCGTGCAGAATCCGCTGACCTACATTCAGTGGCAGCCGCAGGCGAGCGCTCCGTGGTTCACGGCCATGGGCTGCTACATGGATGCGGACGGCAACGGTGTGGTGAACAATTTCGACTACCTCGCCATCAAGCTCAACTGGATGAAGCAGCACGGAGGCGTCACCCCGCGCAACGATGCCGGCTTTGCCCCGACGACCTTCGACATGAGCCAGAACTTCCCGAATCCGTTCAATCCGACGACGACCATTCAGTACAGCGTCCCCGAGCCGAGCCGCGTGCATCTGCGCGTGGTGGACATGTTGGGCCGCGTTGTTGCGACAGCGGTTGACGGCATCGTGGAAACCGGCATTCATCAGTACACATTCGAAGCCACGAATCTCCCGAGCGGTCAGTACATGGCCATCGTGAACATGACGGGCAACGAAAGCGGCCTGAGCTTCTCGAAAACCATCAAGATGACGCTGAACAAGTAG